The following nucleotide sequence is from Bacteroidota bacterium.
ACATTCAAAGGTTTTCTTATTTTCAGGGGAGGCACCCAGGAACAATGGAGATATATCAATGGCCCATTAGGAAATATCACCGGCTATGTGCATGCAAAGGATGACCATGTATGGGTAGGTTCTGGCGGCTTTTTCTATCCATATGCAAACGGAGCAGCCTATCATTTTTTCAACGAAAATTGGTTCACCCTTTCTCCTGCTAACGCTGAGGAATTGGCAGGTATTGGAAATTTCAACCGCTTTACCTTTCATCCTAACAACATCAACCATGTGTATGCAAGCGCTTATCGCTATGCACTTTTCGAAATTGTAGACGAAAAGGTCGTAGCAAGGCACGATCGCACCAACACCCCTTTGTTTGCCGATAAAATACCTGCCGAATTGGGTGTGCGCATAATGAACATGGCTTTTAATTACAAGGGCGATTTATGGACGGTGATGGAATCGACACCTCAACCAGTGTTTATATTGCGAGAAGACAAACAATGGGTACAACCTCAACTTGTCTCTCCCATTTTTCAGTCGGCCAGCAAATGGCGTGATCTGATCATAACCCAAACCAACCAGGTATGGTTGCTCGACGATCGTAACGGCATTGTAGTAATTCAGGAACTTTCCGATGGTAACAAAAGAGAGAAATATTTTACAATAAAGAACCAGGATGGAGAGTTTCTATCTGCTGGCTATTGTTTGGCAGAAGACCGCGATGGCAACGTATGGGTTGGCACCAACAAAGGTCCAATTGTGTATTCCTCCAGTAACCAGCTTTTTGACGAAACCGAAGTCATAGGCAACCAGATTAAAATACCACGCAACGATGGCACAGGCCTGGCTGACTATTTGCTAGACTACGAGATAATTAACGATATCGCTGTAGATGGTGGCAACCAAAAATGGCTGGCCACTGAAAATTCAGGTGTATTTCTGGTTTCGCCGGATGGAAAAAAAACCATTCATCAGTTTACTTCCGAAAACTCACCGATTATTTCAGACAATGTGATAAGTGTAGATGTACAGCAAAAAACCGGCGAAGTATTTATCTCCACCAACAAAGGTTTAGTAGCATTTATGGGCGTTTCAACAATAGGCAATGAAGAATACAGCGATGTATATGTATACCCTAATCCGGTGCGACCAGATTATGAGGGTGAAATTACTATATCGGGTCTGGTAGAAAATTCGGTAGTGAAGATTACCGACATTTCGGGTAACCTGGTTTTTGAAACAAACTCTTTGGGAGGAAAAGCTGCATGGGATGGAAAAAATTTTTCAGGCAATAGAGTAAATACCGGAATTTACCTTGTATTTTTGGCTACCGAAGACGGAAGTAAAACCCACATCACCAAACTGGTATTTATTCACTAAGCTCCTATGCAAGCATTCTGGGACAACAGGTATAGCCTCGATGGATATGTCTATGGCGAAAATCCAAACGAATTTTTTGCACAAGAGATTCAGGGATTGACTCCAGGCAAGCTTTTGCTACCCGGCGAGGGAGAAGGCAGAAATGCAGTGCATGCCGCCCGGCAATGTTGGAAGGTTTGGGCATTCGATTTTAGCAACAATGCTCACGACAAGGCACTTAAACTGGCTCATCACCATTCTGTTACAATTAATTACCAGGTAATTAGTTATGCCGATTATATTCCTGCAGAAGCGATGTTCGATTGCCTTGCTTTAATTTATGCCCATATTACAGATGGTAATCGTCAGCTTTATCACCAAAAAATGCTTAAAAGCCTTAAACCAGGTGGAAAACTGATCTTAGAAGCTTTTTCGAAGAGTCAAATTCAGAATAAAACAGGCGGGCCACAAAACATCGATTTTTTGTACTCGAAAGAAGAGCTTGCTGAAGATTTTAAGGACTTACAACAGCTACAAATCAGCTATCACCAGCTCGAATTAAACGAAGGTGAATTTCATAATGGTAAGGCAGATGTGATCAGGCTGACTGGTATCAAGTAGTTTTATTCCTTTTCTTTTTCTTCCGATAATACTTAATTAAGAGCAAGGCAAGTCCTGCAAGTAAAAAGAGGGGCCAGACATAAAACAGGCCTACAAATACGCCCACTAAACCTTTCCATCCGGTATGCAAGGCTTTTACTAGCCTTTCAAAAATGTTTTTCTGCAACTCAGGTTCGTACTGATAAGCAAACTTCTGATAAAAATTCAGGTATACCGTGCTATAATTGACTCTATTCTGCAGATAGCGCAACCTGCCTTCCACAGACTCTATCTCTTCACGAAGTTTGCGTAACTCTGTTTCCACTTCCAGCACTTCTTTAATGGTTTTTGCCTGCTTTAGTATTTCGTAATAACGTTTTTCCGCTTCGCGTTTGGTTTTTAGCCTACCTTCCACATCGATGTATTCTTCGGTCACATCCTGGGCTGTGATGTTTTTATACTCGAAACGCCCCGGCAAGGCACTTATATCGCTTAGAAGTTGGTCGAAATATTTGCTTTCGACCCTTATTGTAAGATTGTTAGAGAGCTGGACATTGGAATGACTTTCGCTTTCATTTACAAGGTAGCCCTGGTACTTGCGGATTATTGTATCTAGGTTCTGGCGGGTTTTATAATAATCCTTTACTTCGAAACCAATGTTGGCCTCCCTGATAATTTTCAGCACCGGTTCTTGAACCTGCTCGTCAGAAGCTGGTGATTCCTTGGCTATAGCTTGCTCATTGCCCATAGCAGGCTCTGCCATAAGGGCCATATCTTGTTCGGCAAGGTTTTTAGTGTGTGGAGAGCTGCAGGCAAAAACCATTGCAGAAATCAGGTAGCTGATAAATAGTTTCATAATATTCTGTTTGTACTGGAAAAATTACTCAATTTTTCCAGAATGCAGAACGGGTGCATTGAAAATATTTAAGCCCTTTAGAAAGTGATGCAAAATCCCATAGCAACTGGGTAAAGCTCTGGGCCATTCTCGTCGAGAAATAAACTTACAGGGTAGTAATTCATGTACACTTTCAGAAGTTTATAGCCAATGCGTCCGGTAACAGCATAACGAAAAGGCCGCAGGTAATAATCGCCACGTAAATTTTCTTTTCGCTTGTTACCATTTTCGGTATAAGTATATTTTGTGTTGGCGCCCAGTTTCAATCCTCCTATTACTCCAGCCGATACATACATACGATCTTTTCGGGGTCCATCGAAAAATTGAACCTCAAACAACAATGGAACAGTGAGGTAGGTAGTCTGAAAACGGTTTTTATTTAAATCCTGGGTAAGGTTTTTTGGCTCTATTTGTTGAGTTTGTGTATTTTTTACAATGGTGTTGGAGTGCGAAAAATGATAATTAGACCATTCGATACCCATACCGGTCACTGCGCCAAAATAGGAGCTATGAATGGGTAAACTGTATTGGATAAAATTGAGGTTAAAATTCCAGGAATTATTGGTGCTAATGTCCATAAATTCGGTTTCGGTTGAGCGATTCAGTGAAAAATTAGCATCAACGTAGTTATTCATGCCAAATTCAAAACCGGCCCAATGACCTCTGAACCGTGATGATTCTTCGAAAAGTTTTGTATCAAAGTCAAACCCATCTTCTTCATCCTCATTATCTTCTTTCTCTTCGTCTTCTTCCCATATTTTCACGTAGGTACTGTCGTTAATTTCAATGATTTCTACATTCTTTTTTCCAACTGTAAAATAGCTGGTATCGGCTAACGTTGAAGTTGTATCTGCCTTAAAAGAAACAGTGTCCTGAAATACTTCGATTGAAGCAGAATCGGTAGATGGTTCGCTTGCATACCCTGTTAAAAGTAAACACAAGGTAAATAAACTAATTAGAACGATTTGACGGTACATGGCTTCTGGTTTAATGTTTTTCTGTAAGACGCCCTTAACGAAGGGATGTTACAGGTGGGCATCTTTTTCTTGAAGCAATATTGAATAGAATATCAATTGCTTCTTACTTTTCGCTTGATTGTAAAGCTTTCCGATGATATGGCAAAAGCTATAATTCGGCCCTCTTCGTCGGTTTCGGATTCGAACTGAAGGTTTGCCTCGGTTAGCTGGTTAAGGCTGTTTACTCCTTTTTCCAAAACCTGGTTCACAGATAGTTGTGTGGTTTCGTCAAGTATTTCGGCACTTTTTTTCTGAAAGAGGCTCCAGGCCATTTGAGGGCGGTTTGGTTGTTCCTGCTCAATTACAGACTCTTTTGCAGGTGGAATTAAAATTGTTTCCTGCATGGGAGTTTGGCTTTTCACTCTGCTAATTTCTATCCGGTTCGCAGGTATAAAAACATCCTGTTCGCCGGTTGTATCAACAACTTCTTCCGAAATCTTATCAGCAAGTATTGTTTTTTTTGACAAAGCCATCGACTGGGCAATTTCTTTATTTTGCGGACTATCCATGCTAATCTCCTTCTCTGCTTCAGTTTCTGAGATGTTCTTGGCTACAGAATTTGACTCTGCCAAATCCGGTTTATTGCCCCAGGTTACATCCTGCACATTTCTCGATTGGTTAACAAAAAACCAACCGGCCAGGAGCAAAATGGAAGCGGCGGCAGCAAATGAATAAACAAGTGCCCTTCGCTTATTTGTTAACAAGATGTATTTCTCCTGACGGTAAAGTGCTTTCTTCTTTTTATATCTATCGCTAATTGGTTTTACTTTTAGCTTCTCGTACAAATAAAAAACTGGCTTGTATTCCTGATTTTTTTCGATGAATTCTTCCAGTGTTTTTTTTGTGTCTGCATCCAGATCGCCCTCGTGGTAAGCAATGCAAAACTCTTCGATGGTAATTTCATTAATGGCTATGGAATAAAAATCTTTCTTAAGGTATCTAAAGTTTTTAGCATATAAAAGATCTGGCACAGAATCTGAATGGGCTCGCAAAAGTTCTATTTCAGCCATAATATCGGGGTTCTGAGCCAGAAAGAGCATAAACATGGCTCCATCGGCTACATCGAGCGTTCCTTCGATGTAAGATACTGCCCAACTTTCGTAATTATCGCGTGTAATGTCCATGTTAAATCACGTTTTCAAGCGAACCAATATAATTCTTCAAAAACTGACGGGCCCTGTAAATATACACCTTCACCTGGCTTTCGTTGAGCCCCGTAATGGTTTCAATCTCCTGATAGTTATACCCTTCATAGTCGCGTAAAAGCACCACCGAACGCTGAATGGAAGGAAGTAAATCAACTGCCTTTTGGATCACTTCCCCTAAATCGGAATAGGAATCGGTTCTTTTGTCGCAGACATAAGCAGCCTCTTCAAGTTCTTCGTTCCGATGGCTTTTTCGGATTGAATCAATCATAGTGTGATAAGCGGTAGTAAAAAGGTAGGACTTTGCTTTTTGGTAATTTACTTCGGTATAATGCTTCCAGAGCTTTTCGAAACTATCCTGCACCATGTCTTCTGCAAGCACAGCGTTCCGTAGGTTCTTCAGTAAAAATCTGTAGATACCATCGGCATAGAGTTCTACACAAAGGTTGTATTCGGCTAGGGTCATTTGCGCGCAATTTCAAATACTATGACGCTCTTAAGTGAATAAAGTTACAGCCAAATAAAATTTAAGCTGGAAAATTTTTATCGGATTTTTCCTTTTGATAGAGGGAAAATACCAGATAGGCATCTTTTAACACTAAAAATAAGCAGGATCTTACCGGAACCATCCGAATTTGAGTGAAACAAACACTCCGGGCGAAGCAAAATCTGATGCAGTGTATGGGCTTACTATTTCGCCGGTATTGTAAAAGAATTGGTAGTTGATTCCGGCACCAAGTTTAAAGAAATATGAAAAATTCATTTCCAACTCCAGTGTGGGCACAATTACATACACCAGGTCGCCGGTTTTTGTAAGGGGTTCACTGTTCAGGTCTTTAGGCTTTTCGCCTATTTTTCCCCATCCCATTTGTGTATGCAACACGGGATGTATGGCTTTGTGGGGTTTGAAGGTATAACCCATCCAAAGACCTCCGTGGCCATATGTCATGTAATAATTCGGATTGCCCCTGTATTCGGTTTGGGTGGTTTTGCCCATTCCGTAACCGCCAAAAAAGAAATTGTTAATTACCACGGCACCTCCACCACCCATCATATGAACAAACTCGTCGTCGATTCTGGTAAAGCACATAAGGGGTGCCATAAATCCACGTACTTTAGCTTTGCCATCAGGGTTACCAATGGTTTCAAAAGTATCAGATTGAGCTTTGATACCAGATAGAATTAAGAGAAGCAAAAGAGCCGTAAATATTTTCTTCATTTCTACAAACAGCTGTTCAGACTTATTGGCAAAGACATAATCAGTAGGCCAAGGGTTGCACAATATATAAAAAAACCCGGAAAAATCCGGGCTTTTTAGAAGCATTTAAGCATTTTAAAAGAAGCTCCCTGCAACATACAGCGAAAGCATCTAAAAAAGTCCACCTTCTAGGAATTCATACATCGCAGTATTCAACTCATTTATCCCGATAAGCTCCGGTATCGGGATCAGTTCGACTAAATAATTTTAAGGCGTCTTCGACTTTTAAAAATATGTCTCACTGATTAAACAATGAGCATGGCATCGCCATAGGTGCCAAAACGGTATTTTTCCTTGATGGCAATTTTGTAGGCTTCGAAAAGGAAATCGAAACCGGCAAATGCCGAAACAGTCATCAATAAAGTGGAAAGGGGCAAATGAAAATTCGAAATCATGCTGGTGGGCACGCTAAACTCGTAAGGCGGAAAAATGAATTTATTGGTCCATCCATCGAATGGTTTCAGGAATCCCTGGGTAGAAACAGAGCTTTCAAGGGTGCGCAGCACTGTAGTGCCAACGGCGCAGATTTTACAATTTTCTTCCCTGGCCTGGTTCACAATTTTCACCGCACTGTCGGGAATAATGATGCGCTCTGAATCCATTTTGTGCTTGGTGAGGTCTTCCACATCGACCGTACGGAAATTGCCTAAACCCACATGAAGGGTTATTTCAGCAAAGTTGACTCCTTTAATCTCGAGGCGTTTCAATAACTCTCGACTAAAATGCAATCCGGCAGTTGGGGCTGCCACAGCTCCTTCGTGTTTAGCAAATACAGTTTGATAACGGTCTTTGTCTTCGGGTTGAACCTGACGCTTAATAAATTTAGGAAGCGGAGTTTCGCCCAATCCATAAAGGGTGGCCTTAAACTCATCATAACTGCCATCGAATAAAAAGCGCAAGGTACGTCCGCGCGAGGTGGTATTGTCAATTACCTCGGCTACCAGCGAATCGTCTTCGCCAAAATAGAGCTTATTGCCTATTCTAATTTTGCGGGCCGGATCGACCAGCACATCCCAGAGTCTTTGTTCTTTGTTGAGTTCGCGCAGAAGAAATACTTCGATTTCGGCTCCGGTTTTTTCTTTATTTCCATAGAGACGTGCCGGGAATACTTTTGTATTGTTAAACACCATTACATCGCGCTCGCCAAAATAATTCATAATATCCTTGAACACATGATGCTCGATGGTTCCTTTTTCACGGTTCAATACCATGAGCCTCGACTCATCGCGATTGGGGGTTGGATACAAGGCAATCAGCTCTTCGGGAAGGTTGTACTTATACTGCGATAACTTCATATTTTATATTTATTTATTGGTCTTTATTAAAGTGCCCTTTATACGTAAAAAGGCTATCTGGGTTACAACAATTTTATGTTTTTTTCAAAATCTTCCAGTTTCATGGCATCACTAAGCTTGTATGCCCCTACAGCCGTGCGTACCAGTGCTGTAAGGTGCGCTCCCGAATCCAGCTCAAGCCCGAGGTCGCGTGCCAGTGAGCGAATATAGGTTCCCTTGCTGCACCGGATTCTAAACCTTCCAACCGGAGCCTGGTAATCGAGCAATTCAAACTCATGCACCGTAACTTCCGATGGTTTCAGTTCTGCTTCGATACCTTGTCTGGCCAATGAATAGGCGCGAATACCGTTTACATATTTGGCTGAAAAAATAGGTGGTACCTGCTGTATGTTACCTATAAAATTTTCCAGCTTCTCTCTTATCTTTTCGGCATTTATTCCTGCCGTATCAAAAGTGGCATCAACTTCCGTTTCGAGATCGAAAGAAGGAGTGGTTTCGCCAAACTTTATTTCGGCCACATACTCCTTGTCGAACCCGGTAAGGTTGGCAATTTGTTTGGTAGCCTTTCCGGTGCAAATAATCATCAGACCTGTTGCCAGGGGGTCGAGGGTTCCGGCATGACCAACTTTCAGCTTCTTCCAGCCAAATTTCCTGCACAACAGCCAGCGCACTTTGCCCACCAACTGAAAGGAAGTCCATTGAAAAGGTTTATCAAATAAAAGAACTTGTCCGCTACTTATGGATTCGGAATCAATTATGGGTATCATTTAGTTAGCCCATCATGTTTAAATCCACACCAAAAGCCAAAAGTAGAATAATTATCATCCCTACCACTATACGGTACCAGCCAAAAATTCGAAATCCATGCTTTGTAAGATAGGTAATAAACCCCTTTATGGCCAGCAAGGCTACTACAAAAGCAACCAGGTTGCCAATGAGCAGGACATCGATATTTTCTTTGGTAATAAATTGATAGTTTTTATAAAGTTTGTATGCCGAGGCCGCAAACATGGTAGGCACTGCCAGAAAAAACGAAAATTCTGCGGCCGCTTTACGGTCGAGTTTTTGGCTCAGCCCACCTATGATGGTAGCGGCCGATCGTGAAACGCCGGGTATCATGGCAATGACTTGAAAAAACCCTATTTTAAGTGCTTTGGGATAAGTAATCTCGTTTTGAACAGGTTTTTTAAACCAATTGTCGACAAACAAGAGCACCACTCCGCCTGCCACAAGCGATATGGCTACCACCAGCACACTTTCGAGTAATTGGTCGATTAGGTCGATAAACAAAAATCCAATCACTGCAGCAGGCAGGAAAGCAACAATTAGTTTCAGATAAAAACTAAACGATTGCAAAAACCTGCGCCAGTATAAGACCACTACCGAGAGAATGGCTCCAAACTGAATGTTCACAATGAACATTTTTACAAAATCGCTCTCTTCGATGTTGAGCAATTTTTGTGTGATAATCATGTGCCCGGTAGATGAAATCGGCAGAAATTCTGTGATGCCTTCTACGATGGCAATTATAATGGCTTTTAATATATCCATGAATGCGTATTTATGCCAGTTAGTCTGGCAATAGATAAATGATTTCGGGAATTATTATTCTTTTGGTTTTTTCATGATTGCCCAAATAACGAAAATAAAACCACTCAGCACCACAATGGGCGCAAGGGTAATACGGCGAAATGAAAAAACTTCTTCGGCATTAAATATTGTTGGATCTTCGGAAGCCCCTCCCATCATGAGTATGAAACCCAATAGAATTATTCCCATGCCGATGAGCAGGTATTTATAGTTTTCTTTGCCCAGAGCGAAGCCGGTTTTTGTTGTGCTTTGTTCTACTTTTTTTGCCATGTGTCAGGAGTAAAGTTTATCTGTTTTTATATGAATGTAGCGCGTTACCGCTAAATAGGTCGAGAACCAATTGAGCAACAAACCCAAAAAAAGTACAATGGCGTACAGAGCCAATAAAAGCTTCAGGTCGGTTAGTTTAACCATGCCTTCTACTTGTTTCTGTATAAAATAAATCATTGCCGTAAGCAGGCTGATGGCTACCAGGGCACTTACAAAGCCCTGCAACAAACCAGCCAGCAGGAATGGTTTTCGGATATACCCCGGAGTGGCTCCCACCAGTTGCATGGTACGAATGAGAAAACGTTTAGAATACACCGAAAGGCGCACTGTATTGTTGATGAGTGTCAGGGCTATAAGAAACAGAAAGGCGCTGAAAAAAAGAATAAACAAGGATATTTTTTTTACATTCTCGTTCACAGCCTGTATCAGGTTCTTTTGGTAATATACTTCTTTGATTCCTTCAAACTCCTTTAAATCGTTTTCGATTACAGCAATACTATCGTTGTTGGCATAAGAAGCATAAAAGTTCACTTCGATGGTAGGCAGAAGTGGATTGTACCCCAGTGTGGTGAGAAAATCCTCTCCTAAAGCTTCCTGCAACTCCACAGCTGCCTGTTCCTTGGTAATGTATTTGGTTTCTTTTACATAGGGGCGCGCATCGAGGGCCTTTTGAATGCGGAAGATTTCTGCTTCGCGAAGTTGTTCGCTGATAATTACTTTAAAGTGGATATTTTCCTTGACGTAATTGCTTAGGCGGTTTGTATTTAATAACAAAACACCCACAACACCCAGGAGCAACAGCAACAACGATATACTTATGGTGGAAATGATAAACGAACTGCGTAGTCTTCTATTCTCTAATTTTTTCAGGTTCCCTTTGGGCATAGCTCATGCAAAATAAGCCACAAAAATAGAAAGAAATAAATACCAACAAGACTTTTGCGTATTTAAAATATGTTAATACGGCTGTCACCAAGAAATATAGCGGCCAATATGATTATGTCAGATTTATAAATAAGCAGTAAGAATTCTTTACCTTTATCAATCTTAAAAAACCTGTGCAATGACCCTACAGCAAGCCCAAACTGAAGTAGACAAATGGATAAAAACCTATGGCGTACGCTATTTCAGCGAGCTTACCAACATGGCCCTACTCACCGAAGAGGTGGGCGAACTGGCCAGTTTGGTGGCACGCACCTATGGCGAGCAATCTTTTAAAGCAGGTGAGCCGGAAGGAAAAATTGCCGACGAGATGGCCGATGTATTGTGGGTGCTGCTTTGCCTTGCCAACCAAACAGGCGTAAACCTTACCGAAGCTTTTGCAAAGAACATGGAAAAGAAAACCCAACGCGACTCGGATAGACACCTGAAAAACAAAAAACTCAATTGATTTATGGATAAAATTACACGGCTCTGCTCAGAAATTATCAGCTACAACAGGCCAGCCCGCGACAAGGAGAATCTTATGCTTCTCTATTCGCTACTCGATTTAACCAACCTCAACAGTACGGCCACCGACGAAGACATTTCGGAATTGTGTAGCCAGGCTTCGCAGACCCTGCACAAGCAGCAAGAAATTCCCCAGGTTGCAGCCGTATGCATTTATCCGGTGTATATAAAAAAATGCAAGGAATTGTTAGCCAACACCCCGGTAAAAGTCGCTGCCGTAAGCGGCGTGTTTCCGCATGCCCAATCGTTTGCCGAAGTGAAATACCTCGAAACAGAAATGGCCATTGCCCATGGTGCCGATGAAATAGATATGGTGCTAAATCTCTCGGCTTTTCTGAATAAAAAAGAATCGGTGGTTTTCGACGAAATTAAAGCCATGCGCCAGATTTGCGGCAAACACCATTTGAAAGTTATTCTGGAAACTAGTTTGCTGAAAGACTACAAACTTATCGAAGAGGCTGCCCGTATTGCACTTGAAGCAGGCGCCGATTTTATAAAAACTTCTACCGGCAAGGATGGCTCTGTAGCAAGTTTGGAAGCTGCCTATATCATGTGCAAAACCATCAAAGATTACTACCGCGAAAATGCCTTTATTGCCGGATTTAAACCCGCAGGAGGAATATCGGAAACCAACATGGCACTCAATTACCTGGCCATTGTGGCCGAACTTCTCGGCGAAGAATGGCTTTTCCCGGAACGATTCCGTATTGGTGCAAGCCGCCTTGCATTGAATCTGCTCCAGGACCTTGAAGAACTGGAAAAATAATTCCCTTTTCCCAACTTTATCGAATTCAAACCGTAAGTGTTGGTAATTATTTGGCAAACTGAAAATCAATTTGCCTCTTGTATGTTACCTTTGCAGCAATTATTGTAACGCTTATGCCATTTAAGCAGGCCGATTCAACTCAAACCACCCCCGACACCCTGCCCCAGGTTGTCAACGTGCCTGAGCAAATCGATTCGGCTCTTCCACCATCCAACGTCAAACCCCAGCAGCCTGCAATTGCCTTAAAATCCCCTTCTATTACAACAACTCTAGTCCCGGATACTACCCAGAGTATAGGATTAGCGGCCGATAGTCTTGTCACCGATAGTTTGCCAGTGCAGCCAGAGCCAAAGGAAGAATGGATTGTGCTTTATCCGACAATTAAGAATGAAGATAGCAGCCGGGTAATGATTGCCAATAACAGTTTTACCGGATTTGGTAATTCTACTGCAAAAACAAAAATGCGTTTTGAAAAACTGCCCTCGAACCTGCTGGCAGAAAAAGGCTGGGGCCTGGGACTATTCTTATTGGCAGTGATACTGCTGGTAACTTTGCGTAAAAATTACGAAAAATACCTTCAATCAGTTTTCAATTCAGCAGCCAACCTGCAAATTTCCGAAAAACTTCTGCGCGAACGTAACGTACTGGTAAAAAGAACTTTCTTCTTTCTGAATGCCATTTTTGTAGTAGTGATGGCATTGTATCTCTACCAGGCAGTTAAATACCTGCAAGGTAGCAATGACTCTGCCAATTTTTTATTCTACCTGATTTTGCAATTCTCGTTCATTCTTGTTTTGCTCTTGCGCATTGGGGCTATACTGCTGCTGGGGTACCTTTTCGATGCCAGGCCGGTTTACCGCGAATACATGCACAACACCTTAATCCTCAATAAAGTATTGGGTATTTTTCTTCTTCCGCTTGTATTGGCTTTGTTTTATATACAGCCCGCGCTATGGGAAGGGGTTTTTTTCACCGCCACAGCAATTATCGCTCTTGTGCTCGTATACAGATACATCCGTGCTTTACAGATTATATTCAAACACAAAGTTTTTTTATTATATAGTATTTTATACCTTTGTACCCTTGAAATTTTGCCTGTTCTGGTGGGTATTAAAATTGTTGTAACGCAGAGGTAGCAGAGAAAAATAGGAGGATTTAAAGAATATGAAAATAAAAAATATTCTCGTTTCACAACCACAACCTTCGTCAGACAAGGATCCGTACTTTGAAATTGCCGAAAATCACAATGTGAAAATTGAATTCAGGCAGTTTATTCATGTCGAAAGTGTGCCAACCAAAGAATTTCGAAAACAGCGTGTGAATTTTCTCGATTTCACAGCAGTCATTTTCACCAGCAAAACTGCCATCGACAATTACTTTCGCATTGCCGGTGAAATGCGAACTACCATTCCGGATACCATGAAGTATTTTTGCACTTCGGAGTCGATTGCGCACTACCTGCAGAAATACATCGTATTCAGAAAACGGAAAATATTCTATGGCAAGGGTCGCTTTGTCGACATCGTGGAATTACTCGATAAGCACAAAGGAGAAAAATACCTGGTGCCCCTATCCGACCAGCACAAGAAAGAAATTCCGGAGTTGCTGGGAAAGTACAAGGTAAACCATAAAATCTGTATTTTATACAATACCGTTAGCAGCGATTTAACCGATCTATCGATTATCAATTACGATGTATTGGTATTTTTTAGCCCTTCGGGAATAAAATCGCTGTTCAAGAACTTTCCAGATTTTCAGCAAGACGAAATTAAGATTTGTTCTTTCGGAAACTCCACTGCCCAGGCCGTAAAAGATGCAGGATTAAGACTCGACCTTCAGGCTCCGCTGCCCGAAGCCCCTTCGATGACCATGGCGCTGGACCAGTTTATACGCGAACAAAACAAGAAGAAATAAAAAAACCCCCTCGGAAATTACGAGGGCACTGAAAAAGTATCAACTTATTTAAGTAATTCTCTAAAAGATAACTGGCAAGTGAAGACAATATCTTCATTTGCCAGTTTCTTTTTAAAGAACGAAATGCAAATTTTCTGGTAAAAAGAGCTTTTAAATTCTTTTTGTAATGAGGGTAGATGTAATTTGAGGCTGGAGTCCCCTGTTAATTCATTAATTTGAGGATTCTTTTGAG
It contains:
- a CDS encoding T9SS type A sorting domain-containing protein produces the protein MHSFPSRNFPFLLLPLRALFFWIFLLTGIVSEAQIPNNSWRDHLAFNQATGVAVTPQKVYCNMTNGGMLVYHRSSGEYEKLSKVNGLSDINVTALAYSSEAAVLIIGYQNGNIDLLTSSGLINMPDIKRKRMSTDRSINMIYVYGTRAYLACSFGVVEIDLIKKEVVDSYMFGPDGSTIEVNDISVLDNYLYAATKIGIYRADLNAPNLVDFSYWQVLANIPQPNSEYKRIETFDNQIFALYKSVGENTDKVIRFTHDEIWNPWTPVADTLIHQLRAYNDKLAVVSNSITAFFNSSLQKVHQIDMPRGRDAVYDADGNIYAAATFKGFLIFRGGTQEQWRYINGPLGNITGYVHAKDDHVWVGSGGFFYPYANGAAYHFFNENWFTLSPANAEELAGIGNFNRFTFHPNNINHVYASAYRYALFEIVDEKVVARHDRTNTPLFADKIPAELGVRIMNMAFNYKGDLWTVMESTPQPVFILREDKQWVQPQLVSPIFQSASKWRDLIITQTNQVWLLDDRNGIVVIQELSDGNKREKYFTIKNQDGEFLSAGYCLAEDRDGNVWVGTNKGPIVYSSSNQLFDETEVIGNQIKIPRNDGTGLADYLLDYEIINDIAVDGGNQKWLATENSGVFLVSPDGKKTIHQFTSENSPIISDNVISVDVQQKTGEVFISTNKGLVAFMGVSTIGNEEYSDVYVYPNPVRPDYEGEITISGLVENSVVKITDISGNLVFETNSLGGKAAWDGKNFSGNRVNTGIYLVFLATEDGSKTHITKLVFIH
- a CDS encoding DUF4349 domain-containing protein yields the protein MKLFISYLISAMVFACSSPHTKNLAEQDMALMAEPAMGNEQAIAKESPASDEQVQEPVLKIIREANIGFEVKDYYKTRQNLDTIIRKYQGYLVNESESHSNVQLSNNLTIRVESKYFDQLLSDISALPGRFEYKNITAQDVTEEYIDVEGRLKTKREAEKRYYEILKQAKTIKEVLEVETELRKLREEIESVEGRLRYLQNRVNYSTVYLNFYQKFAYQYEPELQKNIFERLVKALHTGWKGLVGVFVGLFYVWPLFLLAGLALLLIKYYRKKKKRNKTT
- a CDS encoding RNA polymerase sigma factor, producing the protein MTLAEYNLCVELYADGIYRFLLKNLRNAVLAEDMVQDSFEKLWKHYTEVNYQKAKSYLFTTAYHTMIDSIRKSHRNEELEEAAYVCDKRTDSYSDLGEVIQKAVDLLPSIQRSVVLLRDYEGYNYQEIETITGLNESQVKVYIYRARQFLKNYIGSLENVI
- a CDS encoding class I SAM-dependent methyltransferase, with translation MQAFWDNRYSLDGYVYGENPNEFFAQEIQGLTPGKLLLPGEGEGRNAVHAARQCWKVWAFDFSNNAHDKALKLAHHHSVTINYQVISYADYIPAEAMFDCLALIYAHITDGNRQLYHQKMLKSLKPGGKLILEAFSKSQIQNKTGGPQNIDFLYSKEELAEDFKDLQQLQISYHQLELNEGEFHNGKADVIRLTGIK
- a CDS encoding outer membrane beta-barrel protein, which encodes MYRQIVLISLFTLCLLLTGYASEPSTDSASIEVFQDTVSFKADTTSTLADTSYFTVGKKNVEIIEINDSTYVKIWEEDEEKEDNEDEEDGFDFDTKLFEESSRFRGHWAGFEFGMNNYVDANFSLNRSTETEFMDISTNNSWNFNLNFIQYSLPIHSSYFGAVTGMGIEWSNYHFSHSNTIVKNTQTQQIEPKNLTQDLNKNRFQTTYLTVPLLFEVQFFDGPRKDRMYVSAGVIGGLKLGANTKYTYTENGNKRKENLRGDYYLRPFRYAVTGRIGYKLLKVYMNYYPVSLFLDENGPELYPVAMGFCITF